A window of the Radiobacillus deserti genome harbors these coding sequences:
- a CDS encoding DUF423 domain-containing protein has protein sequence MKLIFLLGVLNGFLAVALGAFGAHGLEGKLSEKMIKTWEKAVTYQMFHTMALFVTGILMMKSQVSSLTAAGWMFFIGILLFSGSLYIYSTTGIKMLAMITPVGGLAFLIGWVILGLAITKLF, from the coding sequence ATGAAACTAATTTTCTTATTAGGTGTCCTTAATGGATTTTTAGCTGTGGCATTGGGGGCATTTGGAGCACATGGATTAGAGGGGAAGCTCTCTGAGAAAATGATTAAAACATGGGAAAAAGCAGTCACGTACCAAATGTTTCATACAATGGCATTATTCGTGACTGGTATTTTGATGATGAAATCTCAAGTTTCTAGCTTAACAGCAGCTGGTTGGATGTTCTTTATTGGGATTCTTTTGTTTTCAGGAAGTCTTTACATTTATTCCACCACTGGAATCAAGATGTTGGCTATGATTACGCCAGTTGGTGGCTTGGCATTCTTAATTGGCTGGGTAATCCTTGGACTTGCAATCACTAAATTATTTTAA
- a CDS encoding YwdI family protein produces the protein MPIQDESVLRKMEAEIQKALQSKNHSGKLREHVRAVKLMADLILDDQQTWTEGEPIPPMPAPSQTEKVQLSNGERLKDEDANGDSIFDF, from the coding sequence TTGCCGATACAAGATGAGTCCGTATTGCGAAAAATGGAAGCAGAAATACAAAAGGCCCTTCAATCTAAAAATCATTCTGGTAAGTTAAGAGAACATGTTCGTGCTGTAAAATTGATGGCAGATTTAATACTGGACGACCAACAGACATGGACCGAAGGAGAACCGATTCCACCTATGCCTGCACCATCTCAAACCGAAAAGGTTCAGCTGTCAAATGGAGAACGACTAAAAGATGAGGACGCAAATGGAGATTCTATTTTTGATTTTTAA
- a CDS encoding acyltransferase family protein yields the protein MQRNAYLDNAKVLLITLVVFGHVIQPFTSDSTTVHVLYQWIYTFHMPLFIMLSGYFASGSSKPGYVKKLGKKLIVPYLLFQMIYSLYYYSIGRDNWVEPLFYPHWALWFLISLFSWHILLIAYKRLDARVAIPLAVAVGIGIGYIDFFGHYFSISRTFVFFPFFLIGYYMSEKHLHLLRKKQAKIAAAMLFIVVATIIYVTPDFSTDWLLGSKSYSTLDAENIGGVARIGVYGVAAFMSFSVLAWIPSKRYVFTKFGVTTIYVYLLHGFFIQFFREANWFAVNHVMDILGLFVISIAIVWLLSSKWVTAMFQPVVEGKATNLRDMWAERWKKRAEQNHRRELFEQK from the coding sequence ATGCAACGTAATGCGTACTTAGACAATGCGAAGGTACTTCTGATTACGCTGGTCGTCTTTGGTCATGTAATTCAGCCTTTTACTTCTGATTCAACGACAGTCCACGTATTGTATCAGTGGATTTATACGTTTCACATGCCATTGTTTATCATGTTATCAGGATATTTTGCAAGTGGCTCAAGTAAGCCTGGTTATGTGAAAAAGCTTGGGAAAAAATTAATCGTACCTTATTTATTATTTCAAATGATTTACAGCCTTTATTACTACTCCATTGGGAGAGATAACTGGGTAGAACCTCTTTTTTACCCACACTGGGCGCTATGGTTCTTAATTAGCTTGTTTTCTTGGCATATTTTATTGATTGCTTATAAACGATTAGATGCAAGGGTAGCCATTCCTTTAGCGGTCGCAGTAGGGATTGGAATAGGGTATATCGATTTCTTTGGCCATTATTTCAGTATTTCTAGAACATTTGTGTTTTTCCCGTTCTTTCTAATCGGATACTATATGAGTGAAAAGCATCTACATTTGTTAAGGAAGAAGCAAGCCAAGATTGCAGCCGCCATGCTCTTCATAGTAGTAGCAACCATCATTTATGTAACACCAGATTTTTCAACCGATTGGCTGCTAGGGTCCAAGTCTTATTCTACATTAGACGCTGAAAATATTGGGGGAGTTGCTAGAATAGGTGTTTACGGTGTTGCGGCCTTCATGTCCTTTAGTGTGCTTGCGTGGATACCGAGTAAGCGCTACGTATTTACTAAGTTTGGTGTTACAACGATCTATGTCTATTTGTTGCATGGTTTTTTCATTCAATTTTTCAGAGAAGCAAACTGGTTTGCTGTGAACCATGTCATGGATATTCTTGGGCTTTTCGTAATCTCTATCGCCATAGTCTGGCTTTTGAGCAGTAAATGGGTAACCGCAATGTTTCAACCGGTTGTTGAAGGGAAAGCTACGAATCTTCGTGACATGTGGGCGGAACGATGGAAAAAAAGAGCTGAACAGAACCATAGAAGAGAATTGTTTGAACAGAAGTAA
- the ku gene encoding non-homologous end joining protein Ku, whose protein sequence is MHTMWKGTISFGLVNIPVKLHAATEDKDIKLRQLHKECQSPIKYEKVCPVCDREVKQEEIVKAYEYAKNKFVMLDEEELENLRKEQTDKAVEIVDFVKLEEIDPIYFEKSYYLSPNEGGGKAYTLLRTALKDTGKIGVAKMMIRSKEQLAVIRVYENTLVVETIHYPDEVRSVADVPNVPAESEAVEKELATAKMLIDQLTTEFDPEKYKDDYRTALIELIEEKKNNNQTATAKDKQVPNNVTSLMDALEASLDRAKKTKPTSPKKPAGRKKTTTTTKKTRKQA, encoded by the coding sequence ATGCACACAATGTGGAAAGGAACGATTAGTTTTGGACTTGTCAATATCCCAGTAAAGCTTCATGCAGCAACAGAAGATAAGGATATTAAGTTACGACAGCTTCATAAAGAGTGCCAATCCCCAATTAAGTACGAAAAGGTATGTCCAGTTTGCGACCGGGAAGTCAAACAAGAGGAGATTGTGAAGGCGTACGAGTATGCCAAAAATAAGTTTGTCATGTTAGACGAGGAGGAATTAGAAAACCTCCGTAAAGAACAAACAGATAAAGCGGTGGAAATTGTTGATTTTGTCAAGTTAGAAGAAATTGATCCCATTTACTTTGAAAAGAGTTATTATCTTTCTCCGAACGAAGGTGGAGGAAAAGCTTATACGTTATTAAGAACTGCTTTAAAGGATACAGGGAAAATTGGTGTCGCAAAAATGATGATTCGTTCAAAAGAACAATTAGCTGTCATTCGGGTTTATGAAAACACATTAGTGGTGGAAACGATCCACTATCCAGATGAAGTTCGTAGTGTTGCAGATGTACCGAATGTTCCTGCAGAATCCGAAGCGGTGGAGAAGGAATTAGCAACCGCTAAAATGCTAATTGATCAATTGACTACCGAATTTGATCCGGAAAAATACAAAGATGATTACCGAACAGCGTTAATAGAGCTCATCGAAGAAAAGAAAAATAATAATCAAACCGCGACTGCTAAGGACAAACAAGTGCCTAACAATGTGACGAGCTTAATGGACGCATTAGAAGCTTCTTTAGACCGAGCGAAAAAGACGAAGCCAACTTCTCCGAAGAAGCCGGCAGGAAGGAAGAAAACCACAACTACAACGAAAAAAACAAGAAAACAAGCATAG
- a CDS encoding DNA ligase D, with product MMQPIPSTDIPQGKEWGYEVKYDGFRASLHIDVSSIQLVSRNQVNLSANFPEIISYVEENLEKYLPFLPIELDGEIAILNTKLQSNFYLLQQRGRLKAKAKIADAAKERPAHFLAFDILRWKGKTLLNEAFSQRKQKLEVFFQSILPTPTVLWGERIGYVNTFSDPSHLWFLVTEEKGEGIVAKRLTSTYIEGKSHRDWFKIKNWRTIRGFITGYDQKNGYFTLSVYKNDVIHPLGKFKHGIPDTELATLKQFVSKNGTKKGDRWHLAPAICCEVHCLGVKDDDLREPEFHQFRLDITPEECTLQTIAENLAMFPEDLDLTKKDKMFWPTPQFSKLDLLLYLRDIAPYMLPFLKNKVLTLIRCPDGVEGEFFYQKHLPSYAPDRLAGPKTEDGILQVCRDVEGLLYLGNHGAMEYHVPFQKIGDDYPDEIVFDLDPPSVEEFSIAVFAAQLIKELLDHLHLIAFVKTSGNKGLQIYIPIPEKSLSYEETAQFTMALALLLENKYPDLFTTERLKKNRKNRLYIDYIQHGKDKTLVSPYSPRKTENGTVSTPLFWDEVTEALQPSQFTIQNVVERVKEKGCPFITYHQARGKQNLKLLREFTTTSMKP from the coding sequence ATGATGCAGCCAATACCAAGCACGGATATCCCTCAAGGAAAAGAATGGGGGTATGAAGTAAAATATGATGGATTTCGAGCATCCTTACACATTGATGTCAGCTCCATCCAATTGGTCAGTCGAAATCAAGTGAATTTATCTGCAAATTTTCCTGAAATTATCTCCTATGTAGAGGAGAATTTGGAAAAATACTTACCATTCCTACCTATTGAATTAGATGGAGAAATCGCCATTTTAAATACGAAGCTTCAATCGAATTTCTACTTGCTACAGCAGCGTGGAAGACTTAAAGCTAAGGCGAAAATCGCAGACGCAGCTAAGGAGCGCCCTGCCCATTTCCTAGCTTTTGACATCCTGCGGTGGAAGGGAAAAACACTGCTAAACGAAGCCTTTTCACAACGAAAACAAAAACTGGAAGTCTTTTTTCAATCTATTCTACCCACTCCCACCGTCTTGTGGGGGGAACGAATCGGTTATGTAAATACGTTCTCAGACCCTTCACACCTATGGTTTTTAGTGACAGAAGAAAAGGGCGAGGGAATCGTAGCAAAACGGCTAACCAGTACGTACATAGAAGGGAAAAGCCACAGGGATTGGTTTAAGATAAAGAACTGGCGGACAATTCGAGGATTTATCACAGGTTATGATCAAAAAAATGGTTACTTTACCTTATCCGTATATAAAAACGATGTCATTCATCCGTTAGGTAAATTTAAGCATGGCATACCTGACACAGAGTTAGCTACATTAAAACAGTTCGTGTCCAAAAACGGAACAAAAAAAGGAGACAGATGGCACTTAGCTCCGGCTATTTGTTGTGAAGTTCACTGTTTAGGCGTTAAGGATGATGATCTTCGCGAACCAGAATTCCACCAGTTTCGGCTTGATATAACGCCAGAGGAGTGCACCCTACAAACGATAGCGGAAAACCTAGCCATGTTTCCAGAGGATCTTGATTTAACAAAAAAGGATAAGATGTTTTGGCCAACACCTCAGTTTTCAAAATTAGACTTACTCCTTTATTTACGAGACATTGCACCTTATATGCTCCCCTTTTTAAAAAATAAAGTATTAACATTAATTCGCTGTCCAGATGGTGTAGAAGGGGAATTTTTTTATCAAAAGCACTTACCTTCCTATGCGCCAGACCGATTGGCTGGACCGAAGACAGAGGATGGTATTTTACAGGTATGTAGAGATGTAGAAGGCCTATTATATCTTGGGAATCATGGTGCAATGGAATACCATGTTCCGTTTCAAAAAATCGGGGACGATTATCCGGACGAAATTGTGTTTGACTTAGACCCACCCTCGGTAGAGGAATTTTCTATTGCTGTTTTTGCAGCCCAGCTTATCAAAGAGCTGTTAGACCACCTCCACTTAATTGCTTTTGTTAAAACGTCAGGAAATAAAGGGCTACAAATTTATATCCCGATTCCAGAAAAAAGCCTGTCCTATGAAGAAACGGCACAATTTACGATGGCATTAGCGCTGTTATTAGAAAACAAATACCCAGATTTATTCACAACTGAACGATTAAAGAAAAATCGGAAGAATCGTTTATATATCGATTATATTCAACACGGGAAAGACAAAACCTTAGTTTCTCCCTATTCCCCAAGAAAAACCGAAAATGGAACGGTCTCTACTCCACTGTTTTGGGATGAGGTGACAGAAGCACTTCAACCAAGCCAATTCACTATTCAGAATGTTGTAGAACGTGTTAAAGAAAAAGGGTGTCCGTTTATTACCTATCATCAAGCAAGAGGTAAACAGAACCTAAAACTACTCCGCGAATTCACCACTACGAGCATGAAACCATAG
- a CDS encoding aminopeptidase → MAKQELLQKYAKLAIKTGVNLQEGQGLIINAPVESAEFVRLVAKEAYAAGAKNVHLEWSDEDLTYLKMKHAPMEVLETFPEWRKDALVEMVKDGYGLLTIYGQNPDLLKGIDSARIAATNKASGVALSEYRDYIMNDKVCWSIVGYPTASWAHKVFPELSEEEAVETLWDNIFSISRVDVDDPIQAWKEHNSTLEKARNYLNEKQYTQLIYKAEGTDLTIDLPEGHIWHGGSTKSVKGIEFNPNMPTEEVFTMPHKYGVNGTVSSTKPLNYGGNLIENFKLTFKDGIVVEYSAEEGEETLKTLLESDEGAKRLGEVALVPNESPISQSNIIFFNTLFDENASCHLALGKAYPTNIENGPNFSKEEMDQHGVNDSIVHEDFMMGSASLDIDGVTKDGK, encoded by the coding sequence ATGGCAAAACAGGAATTACTTCAGAAATATGCAAAATTAGCAATTAAAACAGGTGTCAATCTTCAAGAAGGACAAGGCTTAATCATTAATGCTCCAGTGGAATCAGCGGAGTTTGTTCGTTTAGTTGCAAAGGAAGCCTATGCAGCCGGTGCAAAAAACGTACACTTGGAGTGGAGTGACGAAGATCTTACATATTTAAAAATGAAGCATGCTCCAATGGAAGTGTTAGAAACGTTTCCTGAGTGGAGAAAAGATGCATTAGTTGAAATGGTAAAGGATGGATATGGACTTTTAACGATTTATGGCCAAAACCCTGACTTACTAAAAGGGATTGATTCGGCCAGAATTGCGGCTACAAATAAAGCTTCTGGAGTTGCGCTAAGTGAATATCGTGATTATATTATGAACGATAAAGTTTGCTGGTCGATTGTAGGCTATCCAACAGCTTCATGGGCTCACAAAGTATTCCCAGAACTTTCGGAGGAAGAAGCAGTTGAAACACTATGGGATAACATTTTTAGTATTTCCCGTGTGGACGTAGACGATCCGATTCAAGCATGGAAAGAGCATAATTCTACATTAGAGAAAGCACGTAACTATTTAAATGAAAAACAATATACACAATTAATTTATAAAGCAGAAGGTACAGATTTAACCATTGATCTACCTGAAGGGCATATTTGGCATGGTGGATCTACAAAATCAGTAAAAGGGATAGAATTTAATCCGAACATGCCGACAGAAGAAGTATTTACAATGCCCCATAAATATGGAGTGAATGGGACAGTATCTAGCACAAAACCGCTTAATTACGGTGGGAATTTAATTGAAAACTTTAAGCTTACCTTTAAAGATGGAATCGTTGTAGAATATTCCGCAGAAGAAGGGGAAGAAACCTTAAAAACACTTTTAGAATCGGATGAAGGTGCGAAAAGATTAGGAGAAGTGGCACTTGTTCCGAATGAGTCCCCGATTTCTCAATCCAACATTATCTTTTTCAATACGCTATTTGATGAGAACGCGTCTTGTCACCTTGCGTTAGGAAAGGCGTATCCAACGAATATTGAAAACGGGCCAAACTTTTCGAAGGAAGAAATGGACCAACACGGTGTCAATGACAGTATTGTACATGAAGACTTCATGATGGGTTCTGCTTCCTTAGATATTGATGGAGTAACGAAGGACGGAAAATGA
- a CDS encoding OsmC family protein encodes MTLHHFHLQADWPGGRNSVGRIAAGNLKTTISIPPEMDGPGEGTNPDEMLLGAAATCYIITLAAMIERAKLPLHFMDLKSEGQVDVTNGVFTYKKIIHRPTVQLASEATSAELEKLKKLTKLAEESCMISRAIKGNVELELEANVSIVN; translated from the coding sequence ATGACATTACATCATTTTCACTTACAAGCGGATTGGCCAGGTGGACGAAACAGTGTAGGAAGAATAGCTGCTGGCAATCTAAAGACCACCATATCTATTCCGCCAGAAATGGATGGGCCTGGAGAAGGGACGAATCCAGATGAAATGCTATTGGGTGCTGCCGCAACTTGCTATATTATTACGCTTGCCGCAATGATTGAACGTGCAAAGCTTCCTCTTCATTTTATGGATTTGAAATCGGAAGGACAAGTGGATGTAACAAATGGCGTGTTTACGTACAAGAAAATTATTCACAGACCTACCGTTCAATTGGCATCAGAAGCAACGAGTGCAGAGCTAGAAAAGCTCAAAAAATTAACGAAGCTTGCAGAGGAATCTTGTATGATTTCACGAGCTATAAAAGGGAATGTAGAGCTTGAGTTAGAGGCGAATGTTAGCATCGTTAATTAG
- a CDS encoding TerC family protein, whose product MELQLLLEYGWVLIVLVALEGLLAADNALVLAIMVKHLPEEQRKKALFYGLLGAFVLRFGSLFVISFLVDVWQVQALGAAYLLFISFKNLYSYWKKGRTEDDSKVKEKTGGGFWATVFKVELADLAFAVDSILAAVALAVTLPETDFASIGSLDGAQFAVVLAGGMIGLIIMRFAANVFVKLLHSRPGLEVAAFVIVGWVGVKLVVSVLAHESLHILPHDFAHSTAWKLIFYGVLVAIAIAGWFLSSKIEEADQEEELEVEREREQAH is encoded by the coding sequence TTGGAATTACAGTTATTGCTTGAATATGGCTGGGTACTTATCGTGTTAGTTGCACTTGAAGGGTTGCTAGCAGCGGATAATGCATTGGTACTTGCGATTATGGTGAAGCACTTACCAGAGGAGCAAAGGAAGAAAGCATTATTCTACGGACTGCTAGGTGCGTTTGTATTAAGATTTGGTTCTTTATTTGTTATTTCATTTTTAGTAGATGTTTGGCAAGTTCAAGCGCTTGGTGCTGCATACTTACTATTTATCTCATTTAAGAATCTTTATAGCTATTGGAAAAAAGGACGAACAGAAGACGATAGTAAGGTAAAAGAAAAAACGGGAGGTGGCTTCTGGGCTACCGTGTTTAAAGTAGAATTAGCGGACTTAGCTTTTGCGGTGGATTCTATCTTAGCTGCCGTAGCATTAGCTGTTACGCTTCCGGAAACGGATTTTGCAAGCATAGGTAGTCTAGATGGTGCTCAATTTGCTGTTGTGTTGGCAGGTGGCATGATCGGGTTAATTATCATGCGTTTTGCTGCAAATGTTTTTGTGAAACTACTTCATTCTAGACCAGGTTTAGAGGTAGCTGCGTTTGTTATCGTTGGTTGGGTTGGGGTAAAGCTTGTTGTTAGTGTGCTAGCACATGAGTCCCTACACATCCTACCGCATGACTTTGCTCATTCGACAGCCTGGAAGCTAATATTCTATGGTGTACTGGTGGCTATCGCAATAGCGGGATGGTTCTTATCCTCTAAAATAGAAGAGGCGGACCAAGAAGAGGAATTAGAGGTAGAGCGAGAAAGAGAACAAGCACATTAA
- a CDS encoding phospho-sugar mutase, whose protein sequence is MTWQDTYQKWVSYESLEEHLKLQLAEMKKSEEAIEDAFYKDLTFGTGGMRGMLGPGTNRMNIYTIRKAVEGLANYLIKHTTNPQGKGVAVSYDSRYMSKEFAIETAKVLGKHGIKSYVFSNLHPTPSLSYAVRHLGAAAGVMITASHNPPEYNGFKVYNEDGGQMPPAQAEQLIKEVNAVENELTIPYLPEHVLKEQGLLHWIGEEVDHAYLELVKRLSRWTTSEIEQPKELNIVFTPLHGTSHDLVLKGLRQIGFDAIHVVQEQAKPDPDFSTVDSPNPEEHQAFTMAMEQGLIYGADVLIGTDPDADRLGVAVKDSNGSYQVLTGNQLGILMLDYILAHSTEEDRKKGRLIKTIVTTEMGQAVASHYGVETINTLTGFKFIGEKIKQFESTGEKFLFGFEESYGYLAGDFVRDKDAVQAAVIACELAEYWKRKGKTLLEALEELYELHGYYLEDMLSLTLKGKDGAERIAKIMEHIRLAPFNEIAGLPVTLMEDYQSLERINMKSGTKETIQLPQENVLKFYLDKNSWVALRPSGTEPKVKYYFGVSSHSRIESERLLEQLKAEVNHRVHTILES, encoded by the coding sequence ATGACTTGGCAAGATACATACCAAAAATGGGTTTCCTATGAATCACTAGAAGAGCATTTAAAACTTCAATTAGCTGAAATGAAAAAATCCGAAGAAGCAATAGAGGATGCATTTTATAAGGATTTAACGTTCGGGACTGGTGGAATGCGAGGTATGCTTGGACCTGGCACGAACCGAATGAACATATATACGATAAGAAAGGCGGTGGAAGGATTAGCGAATTACTTGATAAAGCACACGACGAATCCACAAGGAAAAGGAGTAGCCGTTTCCTATGATTCTCGTTATATGTCTAAGGAATTTGCAATAGAAACAGCTAAAGTGTTAGGAAAGCACGGCATAAAATCCTACGTATTTTCTAACCTGCATCCTACACCTTCCCTTTCATATGCGGTGCGCCACCTAGGAGCTGCGGCTGGTGTTATGATAACCGCGAGCCATAATCCTCCTGAATATAATGGCTTTAAGGTTTATAATGAAGATGGTGGACAAATGCCTCCTGCTCAAGCGGAGCAATTAATTAAGGAAGTAAACGCCGTAGAAAATGAATTAACGATCCCTTATCTACCAGAGCACGTGCTCAAAGAGCAAGGGCTGCTGCATTGGATCGGAGAAGAAGTAGACCATGCCTATTTAGAACTAGTGAAGAGACTCTCCAGATGGACCACTTCCGAAATAGAACAACCGAAAGAATTAAACATTGTTTTTACGCCTCTGCATGGCACTTCTCATGACCTTGTCCTAAAAGGATTAAGACAAATTGGGTTTGATGCTATACATGTTGTTCAAGAGCAGGCAAAGCCAGATCCTGATTTTTCTACTGTTGATTCACCAAATCCGGAGGAGCACCAAGCTTTTACGATGGCGATGGAACAAGGACTGATATACGGAGCGGATGTTTTGATTGGTACGGATCCTGATGCGGATCGTTTAGGGGTAGCGGTAAAAGATTCAAATGGCTCTTATCAAGTGTTGACAGGAAACCAGCTTGGAATATTAATGTTGGACTATATACTTGCACATTCGACTGAGGAAGACAGAAAAAAGGGGAGGCTGATTAAAACCATTGTCACAACTGAAATGGGGCAAGCGGTTGCTAGTCATTATGGGGTTGAAACCATTAACACTCTTACAGGTTTTAAATTTATAGGAGAAAAAATCAAGCAATTTGAATCAACCGGTGAAAAGTTCTTGTTTGGCTTTGAAGAAAGCTACGGCTACTTAGCCGGAGATTTTGTCCGAGATAAAGATGCTGTACAAGCAGCTGTTATAGCTTGCGAACTAGCCGAGTATTGGAAACGCAAAGGGAAAACACTCCTAGAAGCATTAGAAGAACTTTATGAGCTTCATGGTTACTATTTGGAAGACATGCTCTCTCTTACGTTAAAAGGGAAAGATGGAGCAGAGAGGATTGCGAAGATTATGGAACATATTCGTCTAGCACCATTTAATGAGATTGCTGGCTTACCTGTAACCCTAATGGAGGATTATCAATCGTTAGAAAGAATAAACATGAAGTCTGGTACAAAAGAGACCATTCAATTACCACAAGAAAACGTTTTGAAGTTCTATTTAGATAAGAATAGTTGGGTAGCATTAAGGCCTTCTGGTACCGAGCCTAAAGTGAAGTACTATTTTGGAGTGTCAAGTCATTCAAGAATAGAAAGTGAACGATTATTAGAACAACTGAAAGCTGAAGTAAATCATCGTGTTCATACCATTCTCGAATCCTAA
- a CDS encoding AI-2E family transporter translates to MTNKKWFQTLVAFILVFILIFLIEKTKFIFEPVGSYLTAIAVPFMGAGLLYYITLPLVTFLEKYKIPRIASILITFLLLVFIVFLFFNYIIPIAQQQFTRLVKNIPDIADGIEEIVEYWQDNQSIIPPQVDNMIDQVTANLDKYLENFTTFILNFIGQLFGFVFSFVLIPFFWFFMLKDGDKLVPFISKFLSKPKANSFKELMAGINHTLSSFIQGQLIVSVCVGIMLYIGYVIIKLDYALTLALFGLVMNLIPFVGPFISAVPAVIIGFIQEPMIAVYVIIVMLIAQQIESNFISPNVMGRVLQLHPLTIITLILAAGSIAGFFGLLFIIPAYAVLKTIVSHFYHEWRRKQPKGEKDIF, encoded by the coding sequence TTGACGAATAAAAAATGGTTTCAAACCCTTGTAGCCTTTATCCTTGTGTTCATTTTGATTTTTCTTATAGAAAAAACTAAATTTATATTTGAACCCGTCGGATCTTACCTTACTGCGATAGCTGTCCCATTTATGGGAGCAGGGTTGTTATACTACATCACGTTACCTTTAGTAACGTTTTTGGAAAAATACAAGATTCCTAGAATTGCTAGTATCCTTATTACTTTTTTATTACTCGTTTTTATCGTCTTTCTGTTCTTCAATTACATAATCCCAATCGCTCAGCAACAGTTTACACGTCTAGTAAAAAACATTCCGGATATAGCAGATGGGATTGAAGAAATAGTAGAATATTGGCAGGATAATCAAAGTATTATCCCACCACAAGTAGATAATATGATTGACCAAGTAACAGCTAACTTAGATAAATACCTGGAGAATTTTACTACCTTCATTCTTAATTTCATCGGTCAGTTATTTGGGTTCGTTTTTTCGTTTGTCTTAATCCCATTCTTCTGGTTCTTTATGTTAAAGGATGGAGACAAGCTCGTTCCATTCATTTCAAAGTTTTTAAGTAAACCAAAAGCGAATAGCTTCAAGGAATTAATGGCAGGAATTAATCACACATTATCCTCCTTTATACAAGGACAATTAATCGTCAGTGTTTGTGTCGGGATCATGTTATATATTGGCTATGTCATTATTAAACTGGATTATGCACTTACCTTGGCTTTATTCGGTTTAGTTATGAACCTGATTCCATTTGTCGGTCCATTTATATCTGCCGTACCAGCTGTTATTATCGGATTTATTCAAGAACCAATGATTGCGGTCTATGTGATAATTGTTATGCTCATAGCCCAACAGATCGAAAGTAATTTCATTTCCCCAAATGTTATGGGGCGAGTCCTTCAGCTTCATCCACTTACCATTATTACATTGATTCTGGCTGCAGGAAGTATTGCTGGTTTTTTCGGATTATTGTTTATTATCCCAGCATACGCTGTCCTAAAAACAATCGTCAGTCACTTTTATCATGAGTGGAGACGGAAGCAGCCTAAAGGAGAAAAAGACATCTTTTAG